Proteins found in one Pempheris klunzingeri isolate RE-2024b chromosome 6, fPemKlu1.hap1, whole genome shotgun sequence genomic segment:
- the atcaya gene encoding caytaxin, translating to MGTTEATLRMENMEVKDEWQDEDFPRPLPEYGDMDPSCGLTDDRASPPNSLNVSPPGGGGGVSSSHRKRRTLVAPEMSLSLDQSEGSLLSDDFLDTPDDLDINVDDIDTPDETDSLEFITNGNELEWEDDTPVASAKAGPSDGSGEAGEEGNANNGRLWRTVIIGEQEHRIDMQVIRPYLRVITHGGYYGEGLNAIIVFSACYLPDSSCPDYHYIMENLFLYVVSSLEMLVAEDYLIIYMNGATPRSKMPGISWLKKCYQMIDRRLRKNLKNLVIAHPTWFIRTVLAISRPFISVKFMNKIQYVHSLDELAEIVPMEHVHVPECVVQFDEERIKARRERMEQQQQQQQQSVPQEPIKKSERPKSMIVDQGL from the exons ATGGGCACCACAGAGGCAACTCTACGAATGGAGAACATGGAAGTGAAAGACGAGTGGCAGGATGAAGACTTCCCCAG ACCACTACCTGAGTACGGAGACATGGACCCCTCTTGTGGTCTCACAGATGACAGAGCCT CGCCCCCCAACTCCCTGAATGTGAGCCCACCTGGAGGAGGCGGCGGTGTGTCCTCATCCCACCGTAAACGCCGTACGTTGGTCGCCCCGGAGATGAGCCTTTCTCTGGACCAAAGTGAGGGATCTTTGCTGTCAGATGACTTCCTGGATACACCGGACGACCTGGACATCAACGTTGACGACATCGACACGCCTGATGAGACGGACTCGCTGGAGTTCATCACCAATGGCAACGAGCTGGAGTGGGAAG ATGACACACCGGTGGCCTCAGCCAAAGCAGGTCCTAGTGACGGCTCAGGAGAGGCAGGTGAGGAGGGGAACGCCAACAACGGACGCCTCTGGAGGACGGTGATCATTGGAGAACAGGAGCATCGCATTGACATGCAGGTCATCCGACCATACCTGCGGGTCATCACACACGGAG GTTATTATGGCGAGGGCCTCAATGCCATCAttgttttctctgcctgttACCTGCCCGACAGCAGCTGTCCAGACTACCACTACATCATGGAAAACCTCTTCCT GTATGTGGTGAGCAGTCTGGAGATGCTTGTGGCTGAAGATTATCTGATCATCTACATGAATGGAGCCACTCCTCGGAGTAAGATGCCTGGGATCAGCTGGCTCAAGAAGTGTTACCAAATGATCGACAGAag ATTGAGGAAGAACCTGAAGAACCTGGTCATCGCTCATCCCACCTGGTTCATACGCACGGTCCTGGCTATATCCAGGCCTTTCATCAG TGTGAAGTTCATGAACAAGATCCAGTATGTCCACAGCCTGGATGAACTGGCAGAGATTGTCCCCATGGAGCACGTCCACGTTCCTGAGTGTGTGGTGCA ATTTGACGAGGAGAGGATTAAGGCACGGAGAGAAAG gatggagcagcagcagcagcagcagcagcagtcagtccCACAGGAGCCAATTAAAAAGTCTGAGAG GCCGAAGTCAATGATTGTAGACCAGGGGTTATGA
- the loxl5a gene encoding lysyl oxidase-like 5a — translation MENFVLLVICFLDVLVCLGTGQHHLRAHVGPWRNRIQWENNGQVYSLLSTGTQYRSPAQIRRRTQLLLTSKSGFNRLPPPVALSRSTRTGSRDLEDAARRHSQHNELTQMDVSVLGADAGQYLLASGRPGTRSQPPPRRATTGEAAAEGYRSHQAPSNSSSAAFTHIQEFSGSGVPRGGRSTPGDDAGAQQATAPLGSSPDFTHSRGGGMRSESSESPARSPATAGWVTISEDTGNARRIAQQTSLVDARSAQRAHSLTRVTLESNVSPTALSGNSVEIHVPRPRPDATRTADLSDPRDPHSIHHRNSVFYNVYPPDRRNRITARPPPGPGYGTRFFHNGLPDLVPDPYYIQAASYIQRVQMYALRCAAEENCLSRSAYHPSVRDLDYRVLLRFPQRVKNQGTADFLPMKPRHEWEWHSCHQHYHSMEAFSNYDLLDVSTGQKVAEGHKASFCLEDTSCDPGVRRRFACTAHTQGLGPGCYDTYHANIDCQWIDITDVPPGNYILKVTVNPSQLVQESDFSNNEVLCDIRYTGSYVQARNCRITVS, via the exons ATGGAGAATTTTGTGCTATTGGTAATCTGCTTTCTGGATGTTCTGGTGTGTTTGGGCACCGGTCAGCACCATTTACGCGCACATGTCGGACCGTGGAGAAACCGGATTCAGTGGGAGAATAACGGCCAGGTGTACAGTTTACTGAGCACGGGGACTCAATATCGCTCACCTGCGCAGATCAGAAGACGCACTCAGCTCTTATTGACAAGTAAAAGCGGTTTCAACCGACTTCCCCCTCCTGTTGCTCTCAGTAGATCCACAAGAACCGGATCTAGAGACCTCGAAGACGCAGCCAGGCGTCACTCTCAACATAACGAACTCACTCAGATGGATGTGTCGGTCCTTGGTGCTGATGCGGGTCAGTATTTACTCGCCTCGGGACGACCCGGGACACGCAGTCAGCCCCCACCGCGCCGCGCAACCACCGGAGAGGCTGCAGCTGAGGGGTATCGTTCACATCAGGCACCGTCTAACAGCAGCTCCGCCGCTTTCACCCACATCCAGGAGTTCTCCGGCAGCGGAGTCCCACGAGGAGGCCGCAGTACACCTGGAGATGATGCTGGCGCGCAACAGGCCACTGCGCCACTGGGAAGTTCGCCGGACTTTACGCACAGCCGGGGCGGCGGGATGAGGTCTGAGAGCTCGGAATCACCTGCCCGGTCACCTGCCACGGCTGGATGGGTCACCATTTCTGAGGATACTGGGAATGCACGTCGCATCGCGCAGCAAACCAGTTTAGTAGACGCTCGCAGTGCGCAAAGAGCGCACTCACTAACCAGAGTCACGCTGGAGTCAAATGTTTCTCCCACAGCGCTGTCCGGTAACAGCGTAGAAATACACGTTCCTCGGCCAAGGCCGGATGCAACACGGACTGCAGACTTAAGCGACCCACGGGATCCACACAGTATTCATCACAGGAACTCAGTCTTCTACAACGTTTATCCTCCGGACCGCAGGAACAGGATCACTGCGCGCCCTCCACCTGGACCGGGCTATGGCACCAGGTTCTTCCACAACG GTCTCCCAGACTTGGTTCCTGACCCTTACTACATTCAAGCCGCCTCTTACATCCAGAGAGTGCAGATGTACGCACTTCGCTGTGCTGCTGAAGAGAACTGCCTTTCCAg GTCTGCGTACCACCCGAGCGTGAGGGACCTCGACTACAGAGTCCTGCTGCGGTTCCCACAGCGAGTGAAGAACCAAGGAACAGCAGACTTCCTCCCAATGAAGCCCAGACACGAGTGGGAATGGCACAGCTGCCACCA gCATTACCAcagcatggaggccttcagtaACTATGACTTGCTGGACGTCTCCACCGGACAGAAGGTCGCTGAGGGACACAAGGCCAGTTTCTGTCTGGAGGACACGTCCTGTGACCCGGGAGTACGACGGCGCTTCGCCTgcactgctcacacacag GGGCTCGGTCCTGGTTGCTATGATACGTATCATGCCAACATCGACTGCCAGTGGATCGACATCACTGATGTACCACCAGGAAACTACATCCTCAAG GTGACAGTGAACCCCTCTCAGCTGGTTCAGGAGTCAGACTTCTCCAACAACGAGGTGCTCTGCGACATCCGGTACACAGGCAGTTACGTCCAGGCAAGAAACTGCAGGATCACCGT AAGCTGA
- the mibp gene encoding muscle-specific beta 1 integrin binding protein isoform X2, translating to MEAMTNTVKGWMENPVKFARSHGVPLSSPSDVANPDEQIHILIVEGFLLYNYPPLLDAFDKCYYITIPYEECKRRRRTRQYTVPDPPGLFDGHVWPMYLKHRRAMEASELHIEYLDGMKHKEEIYNQVYEDIQNNLLNRL from the exons ATGGAGGCCATGACCAACACGGTAAAAGGCTGGATGGAGAACCCTGTGAAGTTCGCCCGTTCCCACggtgtccctctgtcctctccatcTGATGTGGCCAACCCCGACGAGCAGATCCACATTCTGATCGTGGAGGGCTTCCTGCTCTACAACTACCC GCCCCTGCTGGATGCTTTCGACAAATGCTATTACATCACAATTCCCTATGAGGAGTgcaagagaaggagaag GACAAGACAGTACACCGTCCCCGACCCTCCCGGCCTGTTTGATGGCCACGTTTGGCCGATGTACTTGAAGCACAGGAGAGCGATGGAGGCCAGCGAATTGCATATTG agtaCCTGGATGGTATGAAGCACAAAGAGGAGATCTACAATCAGGTGTATGAGGACATTCAGAACAATCTGCTCAATCGCTTATAG
- the mibp gene encoding muscle-specific beta 1 integrin binding protein isoform X1 — MKYIIGIGGVTNGGKTTLTNKLIKTLPNCCVVHQDDFFKKPDQIEVGEDGFKQWDVITSLDMEAMTNTVKGWMENPVKFARSHGVPLSSPSDVANPDEQIHILIVEGFLLYNYPPLLDAFDKCYYITIPYEECKRRRRTRQYTVPDPPGLFDGHVWPMYLKHRRAMEASELHIEYLDGMKHKEEIYNQVYEDIQNNLLNRL, encoded by the exons ATGAAATACATCATAGGAATTGGCGG AGTCACTAATGGTGGCAAAACTACCCTGACAAATAAGCTGATAAAGACGTTGCCCAACTGCTGTGTTGTGCACCAAGATGACTTTTTCAAG AAACCCGATCAGATAGAAGTCGGGGAGGACGGCTTTAAACAATGGGATG TGATCACATCCTTGGATATGGAGGCCATGACCAACACGGTAAAAGGCTGGATGGAGAACCCTGTGAAGTTCGCCCGTTCCCACggtgtccctctgtcctctccatcTGATGTGGCCAACCCCGACGAGCAGATCCACATTCTGATCGTGGAGGGCTTCCTGCTCTACAACTACCC GCCCCTGCTGGATGCTTTCGACAAATGCTATTACATCACAATTCCCTATGAGGAGTgcaagagaaggagaag GACAAGACAGTACACCGTCCCCGACCCTCCCGGCCTGTTTGATGGCCACGTTTGGCCGATGTACTTGAAGCACAGGAGAGCGATGGAGGCCAGCGAATTGCATATTG agtaCCTGGATGGTATGAAGCACAAAGAGGAGATCTACAATCAGGTGTATGAGGACATTCAGAACAATCTGCTCAATCGCTTATAG